In Terriglobales bacterium, the sequence CCTCGGCGGCGATCAGGACGTCGCGCTCCATCATCAGCGCGCCCAGATACTTGAAACCGATGGGAGTCACGTGCATCCTGCGTCCGAAGCGAGCGGCGATGCGATCCGCCATGTGAGTGGAGTTGAAGGCGCGGGCGACCTCGCCCGGCCACTGGCGGCGCGCCAGCATCCAGTGGAGCAGGATGCAGAAAATCCTGTGGGGATCGACGAAGGCTCCGTTCTCATCCACGGCGCCGATGCGGTCGGCGTCGCCATCAGAAATGAAGCCGGCGTGAGCGCGCTCGCGCACCACGGCTTCCTGGGCCAGGCGCACGTGGGGCTCGATGGGCTCCGGGTTGATGTCGGGGAAGAGCGGGTTGACGTCATTACGGATCTCGACGTGCTCGATGCCGTGCTGGCGGAAGATGCCGGCCAGCACGCCGCGCCCGGAACCGTACATGACGTCGATGACGAAGCGGAAGCCAGCGCCCGCAATGCGCTTCATGTCCACCAGGCGGGTGATGGCCTGGACGTAGTCGGGCTTGAAGTCGGCCTTGGTGATGGCAGCGGGCGTGCCCCTGGGCGCGGCGCCGGAGCGCAGCTCCTCCTCGATCTTTTTCATGATTTCGGGCGAAGCCGAGCCGCCATAGCGCGCCTTCACCTTGAGGCCGTTCCAGTTCCAGGGATTATGACTGGAGGTGACCACCACGCCGGCGGCGAGTTGATGATGGTGGACGGTGAAAGAAACCACCGGCGTGGGCACGTAATCGTTCGAGAGCAGGACCGGAATGCCGGCGGCAGCCAGGGTTTCCGCGACCAGATCGGCGGCGCGGGGAGAGGCAAAGCGGGTGTCATAACCGACGGCCACGCCCCGGCCTGCGTCTTCATGCTTCAAGACGTAGGCAGCGATGGCCTGGGCGACGCGGCGCACGTTCGAGAAGGTGAAATCGTCGGCGATCAGGCCGCGCCAACCGTCGGTGCCGAAGTGGATGTCGGTTCTCAGTTCCCGGTTCTCAGTTCTCGGAAAAACCGCTGT encodes:
- a CDS encoding phosphoglucomutase/phosphomannomutase family protein, giving the protein MRTDIHFGTDGWRGLIADDFTFSNVRRVAQAIAAYVLKHEDAGRGVAVGYDTRFASPRAADLVAETLAAAGIPVLLSNDYVPTPVVSFTVHHHQLAAGVVVTSSHNPWNWNGLKVKARYGGSASPEIMKKIEEELRSGAAPRGTPAAITKADFKPDYVQAITRLVDMKRIAGAGFRFVIDVMYGSGRGVLAGIFRQHGIEHVEIRNDVNPLFPDINPEPIEPHVRLAQEAVVRERAHAGFISDGDADRIGAVDENGAFVDPHRIFCILLHWMLARRQWPGEVARAFNSTHMADRIAARFGRRMHVTPIGFKYLGALMMERDVLIAAEESGGIGIKRHLPERDSTLNALLLAGVMAEEGKTLGQLVAQLQQEFGAHYYGRRDLHIPDEVKWAAIRRAEGDATTAVGRYHILRRESVDGVKLFLDAPRDGSGAEPWLLVRASGTEPLLRLYAEAASPDLMRDILGQAEEFVAAQTTTTARNG